ATTCTAATACGAGAGGTGTTGGGGTGAAGAAAGAAGGAGAAATAGGTTTCTAGACTGCATAAATAGTCTAAatgagactaaatgaccattttacccttacattccaattttttttttcataatatttattaattCTAACAATACCCACCAATTTCAACtttattttttgaaaacattttcttgaaaAATGTTTTCAGAAGAAAATAGGGTTGGCtttcattttcaattttcaacgaaaattttagaaaatactTTTGGTTGGAACCGGTGGAGTTTTTCATTTTCCATCTTAGAAATTTAGAAAACTGtaaaaatcacttttctaatttacatacaatttagaaaacagaaaattttcattttcttggaaaaattTTGAAAGCTGAATCAACcaaacgcgttttcaaaattttcattttcatggaAAACTAGAAAATTTTCCGCAACCAAATGCACTCTTAATGTCTCAATATACGAAGCCAGGTTTAtaggcttaacccattaagtcattttgtctgaattaagtaaaaaagaaacagccCTGTCTGTGTAGTTGTCAAGATTAAGTGATTAAGCCAATTAAGTCAATATGAAACAATGTCTTACTTGTACTTCTGACCACCTTGGACATGGAACCTGTCCCATGTGTCACTGTGTTGTACAGAAACACCAAATCTTTCCATCAACTTAAGTGTCATTTCCACATAAGGTATAGAGATAAGTTTATCTATAATTTCTATCTCTACATCTCCTAGTGCTAGGGGAGCTGCCATCAGCAAAGCAGTCAAGTATTGACTACTAATAGATCCCGACAATTTCACCTGCAATGCAATGCAAATAATAGAGAAAGTCACTAAAAGATAGAAGAAGAATTATATTTTTTTACcaattatttattatatataaagtttTCTTTCAACTTTCATGTCACTATGTGTCTTTTTGGGTGAGACAAAAAAACTTTCAACTTTGGTCCCACATGTCTCAATCAGTCAGTGCACGTCAAATGcatgtcaaacacagtacaacCTGTTGTGTCTAGTCGTGTAAGGGGTATAAAGGTCATTTGAGATTCACCTTTCCACCAGGAAGGCCTCCACTTCCAACTACCCGAACAGGTGGGCAATCTGTACCTAGAAAACAATCGACATCTGCACCAAGTTGTTTAAGACCTGTGACTAAATCACCAATTGGCCTCTCTCTCATTCGAGGAACACCATCTAGAATGTAGCTGAACAAAATATCCATATCATACATGTTAAGTAAATAGGAATGTGGGTGGTAGCATGTGCATATATAAGATATAAAAAAGTGATGAAAAATTCATTCCATTTCTATAGACTTGATAACAATGTTACGTTTTGATCATTAGTTGTTTGAACTGATAGGTAAAGGTTTAGATGTTTTTagaaaaagattaattaaaaatTTACCTTGAACTACCCCCTGCAGCAGTAACTGCAGCAGTCAATGGACGCATAGCTGTTCCTGCATTTCCAAGGAAAAGCTGGATTTCATCCTTGGATTCTCTACCCACTGGAAACACACCACCACAACCTTCCACAATTGCCCTTTTAAGTGCACCATTTTCTTCAACATGTAACCCTAGAGCTCTTAAAGCCCCCAACATGTAATGAACATCATCACTGTTCAATAAGTTGTCCACAACAGTAGTCCCCTGACAATATATTTCACAAAAATTTATGATATGAATAATGGAAAGCTGAAAGATTGTGAATAAAACTATTTTATGTAATACAATGATACTAATATTCTACCTCTTCATTTCCCACATTAAGAAGTAGATAAATATCAGAGGGGGTGTTTAGATAGGGTTACTGATTTTGATTATTCAGTTAGCAATAAATCGACTGTAAGGAGCACATACAAAACCCCCAAAATAACAAATCCAGCATGTTTTCTAACAAATGATcagaaattcaaactttatacagAATTGCAAAAGTATTCATGATAGAAATACATCTACAAAATATCAAACAAAATTGTATAGTCTGTGACTCGATAGCAAAAGATGAGCTGAATTTCGATTTTGATACCAAATCATGCACCTTTTTAATGCAGAATACATAATGAATTGTTGCAAGTAAATAATTATTACGCTTGTTTTACATTATAATGTAGCTGCAATGAAATAATTATCTAAGTTAAGCAATATTAAGTAAATAACTTATCAAATTTGAATTGGAAACTTAATTTGATTGAAGTACTTTTGACAAAATCAAATCAAATGAGATTGTGAtacctcagaaagagcagcgagGAGAAGAATCCGATTGGATAGAGACTTGGATCCAGGCAAATTAACGGTTCCAGATATCTCTTTAATGGGCTGCAACACAATCTCCTCCGGTGCTGTGGAAGGCTTCTCAGCGGTGGCAACAGAGGCTGAAATGGTAAGGGAGTTTCTCCGGAGGTTTTGACTAGACGGAAGAGCGATTTTCATCATCGGGTTTTCGAATTTCGATCCAAAAGATAAAAAGGataatggtgatggtgatgatttGGGAGAAGGGTTGTGGGTTTTGGAGAGATTGGAAGTAAAATTAGCTATGTTGTTAATGTGAATCGACATTCTCCCTTTCTGCGTTTTGCACACAAGAGGCAATAGCCGTGGTGAGTTGAACTAAATCTAGCGTGGAGATCGAAGATTGTGAATTGGAGGAGGAAGAGGAGGTGGCATTGGTGTTGGTGGTGGGAAGTTTGGTGGCGGCTTTTAaagtgtcatttccctcaccaaACCCCCCCACATCTTACCAACCCAaagatatatatgtattttttgtatttttagaaAAAGAGAAATATCACAACGCATCTTcgtaattttattttgttttaatttttttcaagaaTTTTGCCGGATGTAAATATTTTTTGggattaaattttaaaatacaaacatAAAAAAATCGAATTTCCAGCTATTGATATGAATTTTGCGGAGGTAAACTCCAAGGGGCTCCGCGAAATAAATACGAGTTTCAGTATGGATATGAATTTCGTCGGATGTAAATAAAGAAATTAAAGATTTGTAACTTTTGTTCGGAGAAAAAAACCCTCAAGATGAAGAATTGCATATTTTGGCACGAAACAAACaacttttttataaaattaatatcaaatcaaCGTAACAACTCTTTTGTACATTCCTCTCCAGTAACCCAAAGTCCCAAACATCATATCATATTAGAAAGTTCAAAAAATAGAAAAGTTTTTTAGTACCTTAAAAGctcaatttttgaaaaataaaaaactaatatGTAATAATTAAGTTTTGATAACTTAATCCTATTTTGCTCACTTTGTCAATGGCTCTGATAATGTAATTAATTGTACAACACATATTACTAAATTATTGTTAGTATTTATCACCATCTCTACTAAAAAACTTATCAATATATAATTTTTTCCTAACTCTTTTTTTCATGTTATTCCATCATATTTATGCCTAGGCTAGGAAAAAGATTGTACAGCAGACAAATTATTACTAGTATTAAAACTCTTCTCCTTCTTGTTTCATTAATTTTGACTTTCTATATTTGAAAAATGTCCATCTCAGGAAAAAGATTGAGGTTGCAAGAGATAAAATAAAATCTCCAATAAATACTATTTTGCCCCTTATTA
The genomic region above belongs to Lactuca sativa cultivar Salinas chromosome 4, Lsat_Salinas_v11, whole genome shotgun sequence and contains:
- the LOC111916112 gene encoding 3-phosphoshikimate 1-carboxyvinyltransferase 2-like — its product is MSIHINNIANFTSNLSKTHNPSPKSSPSPLSFLSFGSKFENPMMKIALPSSQNLRRNSLTISASVATAEKPSTAPEEIVLQPIKEISGTVNLPGSKSLSNRILLLAALSEGTTVVDNLLNSDDVHYMLGALRALGLHVEENGALKRAIVEGCGGVFPVGRESKDEIQLFLGNAGTAMRPLTAAVTAAGGSSSYILDGVPRMRERPIGDLVTGLKQLGADVDCFLGTDCPPVRVVGSGGLPGGKVKLSGSISSQYLTALLMAAPLALGDVEIEIIDKLISIPYVEMTLKLMERFGVSVQHSDTWDRFHVQGGQKYKSPGNAYVEGDASSASYFLAGAAITGGTITVEGCGTSSLQGDVKFAEVLGQMGAQVTWTENSVTVKGPPRDPSGRKHLRPVDVNMNKMPDVAMTLAVVALYADGPTAIRDVASWRVKETERMIAICTELRKLGATVEEGPDYCIITPPEKLNVTAIDTYDDHRMAMAFSLAACADVAVTIKDPGCTRKTFPDYFEVLQRFAKH